In the genome of Burkholderia sp. PAMC 26561, the window CGTTCTCGTATTACGACGACAAGCAACAAGTCATTGGCTACTCGTATGAGTTCGCTTTGAAGGTGGTCGACGCAGTCAAGGAAAAGCTCAACATGCCGAATCTGAAGATCCAGCAGAAGTCGGTGACGTCGCAAAACCGCCTGCTGCTCGTGACGGGTAATCAGATCGACCTCGAGTGCGGCTCGACCACGAACAACCTGGAGCGTCAGCAACAAGTCGCGTTCTCCAACACCATCTTCGTGATCAGCACGCGCCTGATGACCAAGAAGGATTCGGGGATCAAGGACTTTGCCGACCTGAAGGGCAAGACGGTCGTGACGACCGCCGGTACCACGTCCGAGCGCCTGCTTCGCAAGATGAACCAGGACAAGAGCATGGGCATGAACATCATCAGCGCGAAAGATCACGGCGATTCGTTTTTGACGCTGTCGACGGGACGCGCCGTTGCCTTCATGATGGATGATGCGTTGCTGGCCGGCGAACGTGCGAAGTCGAGCAACCCGCAGGACTTCGTGATTGTCGGTGCGCCGCAATCGCGTGAAGCCTACGGTTGCATGCTGCGCAAGAACGATCCGGAGTTCAAGAAGGTAGTCGATGACGCCATCGCCAAGGTCGAAACCTCGGGCGAAGGCGACAAGATTTACAAGAAGTGGTTCGAAAGCCCGATTCCGCCGAAGGGCCTGAACCTGAACTTCCCGGAAAGCGACGACATGAAGGCTCTTTTCAAGAGCCCGAACGACAAGGCTATCGACTAATCTCGATCTCGTCTGGATTGATGGAAACGGAAGGAGCGCTGCTTCTTCCGTTTTCTTTTGGAGGGAGTTCATGTCCTACCACTGGAACTGGGGCGTTTTCCTAAGCCCTGTCTCGACCGGCGAGCCGACAACCTATCTCGGCTGGCTTATTTCCGGTTTCTGGGTGACCGTCACCGTGTCGCTTGCGTCATGGGTCGTGGCGCTCGTCGTGGGTTCGTTGTTCGGCATTCTGCGCACGCTGCCCAACCGCAAACTTGCGGCTGCCGGCACAACGTATGTCGCGATTTTTCGTAACATCCCGCTGCTCGTGCAGTTCTTCATCTGGTATCTCGTGATACCTGAATTGCTGCCGCCATCCATTGGCAACTGGTTCAAGCAACTGCCGCCCAACGTGCAGTTCTATACATCATCCATTCTCTGCCTGGGGCTCTTCACCGGCGCTCGCGTGTGCGAGCAAGTGCGCTCGGGCATTGCCACGTTGCCGCGCGGACAGCGCGCCGCGGGCCTTGCAATGGGCTTTACCGAATGGCAGACGTACCGGTACATCCTGATGCCGGTCGCGTATCGCATGATCGTGCCGCCGCTCACGTCAGAGTTCCTGAACGTGTTCAAGAACTCGGCGGTGGCATCGACCATCGGTCTGCTCGAGTTGTCGGCGCAAGCGCGGCAACTCGTGGACTACACCGCACAATCATACGAGTCGTTCATTGCCGTCACGCTTGCCTACATGCTGATCAATCTGGTCGTCATGCAACTGATGCGCTGGGTCGAAGCGAAGACCCGGTTGCCCGGCTACATTGGAGGCAAATAATGCATCATTTCAACTGGAGCGGCATAGTCAGTTCGCTGCCCACGCTGTGGACCGGCGCCATCATCACGTTCAAGATCACGCTGCTCGCGCTCGTGTTCGGGATCCTGTGGGGCACGGTGCTCGCGTTGCTGCGGCTTTCGGGCGTGAAGCCGCTCGAATGGTTTGCGAAGGCCTACGTCACGCTGTTTCGATCGATACCGCTCGTCATGGTCCTGCTGTGGTTCTTTTTGATCGTGCCGCAATTCCTGCAGAATGTGCTGGGTTTATCGGCGGAAGTCGATATTCGCCTGGCCTCCGCCATGGTCGCGTTCTCGCTCTTCGAAGCTGCGTACTATTCGGAGATCATTCGCGCGGGCATCCAGGCGGTATCGCGCGGTCAGGTGAACGCGGCGTTCGCGCTCGGCATGACCTACATGCAGTCGATGAAACTCATCATCCTGCCGCAGGCGTTTCGCGCAATGGTGCCGCTCTTGCTCACGCAGGCTATCGTGTTGTTCCAGGATACGTCGCTTGTGTACGTGATCAGTCTTGCGGATTTTTTCCGCACGGCGACGAACGTGGGTGACCGCGACGGGACGACCGTCGAGATGGTGCTGTTCGCTGGCGCCTGTTATTTCGTGGTGTGCCTGGCTGCATCCGGTCTGGTCAA includes:
- a CDS encoding glutamate/aspartate ABC transporter substrate-binding protein — protein: MKFKKAALLLAALGVFASGAQAQNNDTLKKIKDSGNIYLGFRESSIPFSYYDDKQQVIGYSYEFALKVVDAVKEKLNMPNLKIQQKSVTSQNRLLLVTGNQIDLECGSTTNNLERQQQVAFSNTIFVISTRLMTKKDSGIKDFADLKGKTVVTTAGTTSERLLRKMNQDKSMGMNIISAKDHGDSFLTLSTGRAVAFMMDDALLAGERAKSSNPQDFVIVGAPQSREAYGCMLRKNDPEFKKVVDDAIAKVETSGEGDKIYKKWFESPIPPKGLNLNFPESDDMKALFKSPNDKAID
- a CDS encoding amino acid ABC transporter permease, giving the protein MSYHWNWGVFLSPVSTGEPTTYLGWLISGFWVTVTVSLASWVVALVVGSLFGILRTLPNRKLAAAGTTYVAIFRNIPLLVQFFIWYLVIPELLPPSIGNWFKQLPPNVQFYTSSILCLGLFTGARVCEQVRSGIATLPRGQRAAGLAMGFTEWQTYRYILMPVAYRMIVPPLTSEFLNVFKNSAVASTIGLLELSAQARQLVDYTAQSYESFIAVTLAYMLINLVVMQLMRWVEAKTRLPGYIGGK
- the gltK gene encoding glutamate/aspartate ABC transporter permease GltK codes for the protein MHHFNWSGIVSSLPTLWTGAIITFKITLLALVFGILWGTVLALLRLSGVKPLEWFAKAYVTLFRSIPLVMVLLWFFLIVPQFLQNVLGLSAEVDIRLASAMVAFSLFEAAYYSEIIRAGIQAVSRGQVNAAFALGMTYMQSMKLIILPQAFRAMVPLLLTQAIVLFQDTSLVYVISLADFFRTATNVGDRDGTTVEMVLFAGACYFVVCLAASGLVKSLQKKVAR